The following proteins are encoded in a genomic region of Planococcus lenghuensis:
- the acnA gene encoding aconitate hydratase AcnA produces the protein MANSNLHNSRTSFELNGKTYNYYRLAALQEAGVADISRLPYSIKVLLESVLRQHDGYVITDEHVEELAKWGANANKEAEVPYKPSRVILQDFTGVPVVVDLASLRSAMAEMGGDPDKINPEIPVDLVVDHSVQVDSYGTPESMKINTKLEFERNKERYQFLNWAQKAYDNYRAVPPETGIVHQVNLEYLANVVHAIANEDGTFEAYPDTLVGTDSHTTMINGLGVLGWGVGGIEAEAGMLGQPSYFPIPEVVGVKLTGALPEGTTATDLALKVTQTLRSHGVVGKFVEFFGPGVPALPLADRSTIANMAPEYGATCGFFPVDEESLDYMRLTGRDPEHIDVVKKYLQENGMFFDPSVEPIYTDVVELDLSAIEPNLSGPKRPQDLIPLSQVKESFNKAVTAPEGPHGFALPEEEFNKTATVELEDGRTAEMKTGALAIAAITSCTNTSNPYVMLGSGLLAKKAVEKGLKVPAYVKTSLAPGSKVVTGYLRDAGLQDYLDELGFNLVGYGCTVCIGNSGPLLPEIEKAIMDSDLLATSVLSGNRNFEGRIHPLVKANYLASPPLVVAYALAGTMDVDLNNDPLGQDKDGNDVFLKDIWPSTEEVKEAVMSTVTPELFREQYERVFDENETWNAIETSEEALYSFDDDSTYIQNPPFFAGLTTEPADISSLKDMRVLAKFADSVTTDHISPAGAIGKDTPAGKYLREHGVEPRHFNSYGSRRGNHEVMMRGTFANIRIRNQIAPDTTGGYTTYWPSEEVMAIYDAAMKYKEDNTGLVVLAGKDYGMGSSRDWAAKGPFLLGVKAVIAESYERIHRSNLVMMGVLPLQFVNGENADSLGLTGREQISVNITDDVKPRDLLTVTATADDGTTTEFEVLARFDSEVEVDYFRHGGILQMVLRNKMATA, from the coding sequence ATGGCAAACAGCAATTTGCACAACAGCCGCACATCATTTGAGCTGAATGGCAAAACGTACAATTATTATCGCTTGGCTGCTTTGCAGGAAGCAGGAGTCGCTGATATTTCACGTCTTCCATATTCCATCAAAGTTTTGCTCGAGTCCGTACTGCGCCAGCATGATGGTTATGTCATTACCGACGAACACGTAGAAGAACTGGCGAAATGGGGCGCCAATGCAAACAAGGAAGCGGAAGTGCCATACAAGCCTTCCCGTGTTATCCTGCAGGATTTCACAGGCGTTCCCGTTGTAGTCGACTTGGCTTCCCTCCGTTCAGCAATGGCTGAAATGGGCGGCGATCCGGATAAGATCAATCCGGAAATCCCGGTTGATCTCGTCGTTGACCACTCCGTGCAGGTAGACAGCTACGGAACACCGGAATCCATGAAAATCAACACGAAACTTGAATTCGAACGGAACAAAGAACGGTATCAGTTCTTGAACTGGGCACAAAAAGCATATGATAATTACCGCGCCGTTCCGCCGGAAACCGGTATCGTACACCAAGTGAACCTTGAGTACCTGGCGAATGTTGTTCATGCAATTGCAAATGAAGACGGCACTTTTGAAGCTTATCCGGATACGCTTGTTGGGACTGACTCACACACCACTATGATTAATGGTCTCGGCGTACTCGGCTGGGGTGTTGGGGGCATCGAAGCGGAAGCGGGCATGCTCGGACAGCCATCTTATTTCCCGATTCCTGAAGTGGTCGGCGTTAAACTGACAGGTGCACTGCCTGAAGGCACGACGGCAACTGACCTTGCGCTAAAAGTGACACAGACGCTCCGCAGCCATGGGGTTGTTGGCAAATTCGTGGAATTCTTTGGCCCGGGTGTACCGGCACTGCCGCTTGCTGACCGTTCAACGATTGCCAACATGGCACCTGAATATGGCGCAACTTGCGGTTTCTTCCCGGTAGATGAGGAATCACTAGATTATATGCGCCTGACAGGCCGTGACCCGGAACACATCGATGTGGTCAAAAAGTACTTGCAGGAAAATGGCATGTTCTTTGATCCATCTGTTGAACCGATCTACACGGATGTTGTGGAACTTGATCTTTCCGCGATCGAACCGAACCTGTCCGGGCCGAAACGTCCGCAGGATCTGATTCCGCTGTCACAGGTGAAGGAATCGTTCAATAAAGCGGTAACGGCACCGGAAGGGCCGCACGGTTTCGCACTTCCTGAAGAAGAATTCAACAAAACGGCTACAGTCGAGCTTGAAGACGGCCGCACAGCTGAGATGAAGACAGGGGCCTTGGCGATTGCAGCCATCACATCCTGTACAAATACATCGAATCCGTATGTTATGCTCGGATCTGGTCTTCTTGCGAAAAAAGCTGTTGAAAAAGGCCTGAAAGTTCCAGCTTACGTGAAAACATCACTGGCGCCGGGCTCAAAAGTCGTTACGGGTTACCTGCGTGACGCAGGACTCCAGGATTATCTGGATGAACTCGGGTTCAACCTTGTCGGTTACGGCTGTACAGTTTGTATCGGCAACTCCGGTCCGCTGCTGCCTGAAATCGAAAAAGCGATTATGGACAGTGATTTGCTTGCGACTTCTGTCCTTTCCGGTAACCGGAACTTTGAAGGCCGGATCCACCCGCTTGTCAAAGCGAACTACCTGGCTTCACCGCCACTCGTCGTCGCTTACGCACTTGCAGGAACAATGGATGTCGACTTGAATAATGATCCGCTTGGCCAGGACAAAGACGGCAATGACGTCTTCCTAAAAGACATTTGGCCGTCTACTGAAGAAGTGAAAGAGGCGGTTATGAGCACAGTTACGCCGGAATTGTTCCGTGAACAGTACGAGCGTGTATTTGATGAAAATGAAACTTGGAATGCGATCGAAACTTCCGAAGAAGCGCTTTATTCATTCGACGATGATTCGACGTACATCCAGAACCCGCCATTCTTTGCAGGTTTGACAACAGAGCCGGCTGATATCAGCTCGTTGAAAGATATGCGCGTGCTTGCGAAATTTGCGGATTCCGTTACGACGGACCACATTTCACCGGCAGGAGCGATCGGCAAAGATACACCGGCCGGTAAATACCTCCGTGAACACGGCGTGGAACCGCGTCACTTTAACTCTTATGGTTCCCGGCGCGGAAACCATGAAGTGATGATGCGCGGGACGTTCGCCAACATCCGGATCCGTAACCAGATTGCACCGGATACAACCGGCGGCTATACAACGTATTGGCCATCAGAAGAAGTTATGGCGATTTACGATGCAGCCATGAAATACAAAGAGGACAACACAGGTCTTGTCGTTCTTGCCGGTAAAGACTACGGCATGGGCTCATCCCGTGACTGGGCTGCAAAAGGCCCGTTCCTCCTCGGCGTTAAAGCGGTCATCGCAGAAAGCTATGAGCGGATCCACCGTTCAAACCTTGTGATGATGGGTGTGCTGCCGCTGCAATTCGTCAATGGCGAAAATGCCGATTCACTCGGTCTGACCGGACGCGAACAAATCAGTGTGAACATCACAGATGATGTTAAACCGCGCGATTTGCTGACAGTCACTGCGACTGCTGACGATGGCACGACCACTGAGTTTGAAGTACTGGCCCGTTTCGATTCCGAAGTGGAAGTGGATTACTTCCGTCACGGCGGAATCCTGCAGATGGTGCTTCGCAACAAAATGGCAACAGCTTAA